Proteins from a single region of Deltaproteobacteria bacterium:
- a CDS encoding ABC transporter ATP-binding protein produces the protein MGRAEKIVLQVQDVHTYYGNIHALKGVSLNVREGEIVTLIGSNGAGKSTLLNTICGILRAKEGKILLHGAPIEHMVAHKIVKEGLCQVPEGRMIFSRLTVTENLEMGAFLRRNPAEIKRDMEGVFQLFPRLKERKNQIAGTLSGGEQQMLAIGRALMARPHILLLDEPSMGLAPVLVETIFDTIQGINKEGTTILLVEQNALMAFQIATRGYVIQTGNIVLEDNTSNLQENEMVQKLYLGVE, from the coding sequence ATGGGCAGGGCGGAAAAAATAGTATTACAGGTTCAGGATGTCCACACCTATTACGGAAACATTCATGCCCTCAAGGGCGTTTCCCTGAATGTCCGCGAGGGAGAAATCGTAACGCTGATCGGGAGCAACGGTGCAGGGAAAAGCACCCTGCTGAATACCATCTGTGGAATACTGAGGGCGAAGGAAGGAAAGATCCTCCTTCACGGAGCCCCGATCGAACACATGGTGGCCCACAAAATTGTAAAGGAAGGGCTCTGTCAGGTTCCGGAGGGAAGGATGATCTTCTCCAGGCTTACGGTAACGGAGAACCTGGAGATGGGAGCTTTCCTGCGACGAAATCCTGCGGAAATCAAGCGGGACATGGAAGGTGTATTTCAACTTTTCCCCAGGCTGAAAGAACGGAAAAACCAGATAGCTGGCACCCTGTCCGGAGGAGAGCAACAGATGTTGGCCATCGGAAGGGCCTTGATGGCTCGGCCCCACATCCTGCTCCTTGACGAACCTTCAATGGGGCTTGCCCCTGTACTGGTCGAAACGATCTTCGATACCATCCAGGGAATCAACAAGGAAGGAACCACGATTCTCCTTGTAGAGCAGAATGCCCTGATGGCCTTTCAAATCGCCACCCGGGGATACGTGATCCAGACCGGTAACATTGTCCTGGAGGACAACACGAGTAACCTCCAGGAAAACGAAATGGTACAAAAACTTTACCTCGGCGTTGAATAG
- a CDS encoding branched-chain amino acid ABC transporter substrate-binding protein, producing MMIKRMSLFFFVALLVSSLGFSVCAADEWGTITIPAGKPIKIAMGAMLTGDYASLGIDIKNGAEMAILEKGSILGHPLKFQPEDDGCAGPPSVAIAEKVCNDPLVVGLIGYMCSGGSKPASDVHNKYKVVMISPSSTALELTARGIPIFFRTCWNDKIQAKRAAEFAIHKGWKRVVGLHDKSDYGQSLARDFCDNVKAMGGKVLAFEGITRGDKDFTPVLTKIRPLKPQLIYFGGMAAEGVLIVRQMKRAGLRKVKFLSDDGCFTVKDFIQAGGDATVGSYVCYAKEPDEAWVKKFESKYGPRQTFSPQAYDAAKILMAAVEKVAKKQPDGSLIIGKKALRDAVAATNMEGITGKIAFDQYGDRTGSVVVVYQVVKENGKRFFKMEDF from the coding sequence ATGATGATCAAAAGAATGTCCCTGTTTTTCTTCGTAGCCTTGTTGGTGAGCTCTTTAGGCTTTTCGGTCTGTGCCGCTGATGAATGGGGAACCATCACCATTCCTGCAGGCAAACCGATCAAAATCGCCATGGGAGCCATGTTAACCGGCGATTACGCCAGCCTGGGTATTGACATCAAGAACGGGGCCGAAATGGCAATCCTGGAAAAGGGGAGCATCCTGGGCCATCCCCTGAAATTTCAACCGGAAGACGATGGATGCGCCGGTCCTCCATCCGTTGCCATCGCCGAGAAGGTGTGTAACGATCCCCTCGTGGTGGGCCTCATCGGCTATATGTGCAGCGGCGGAAGCAAGCCCGCATCCGATGTCCATAACAAGTACAAGGTAGTGATGATTTCACCCTCCTCAACGGCCTTAGAATTAACCGCCAGAGGGATTCCAATCTTTTTCAGGACTTGCTGGAACGACAAGATCCAGGCCAAGAGGGCGGCTGAATTCGCCATCCACAAGGGATGGAAAAGAGTGGTTGGACTTCATGACAAGAGCGACTACGGCCAGAGTCTGGCACGGGACTTCTGCGACAACGTGAAGGCCATGGGCGGCAAAGTGCTTGCCTTCGAAGGCATCACCCGGGGCGACAAGGACTTCACCCCGGTGCTGACCAAAATCAGGCCCCTCAAACCCCAGTTGATCTATTTCGGTGGAATGGCGGCGGAAGGAGTCCTGATCGTCCGGCAGATGAAACGGGCTGGCCTCCGGAAGGTAAAATTCCTCAGTGACGACGGATGCTTCACGGTCAAGGACTTCATCCAGGCGGGCGGTGATGCTACTGTCGGGTCTTACGTATGCTACGCCAAGGAACCTGATGAGGCATGGGTGAAAAAGTTTGAGTCCAAGTACGGCCCACGGCAAACCTTCTCCCCTCAGGCCTATGATGCAGCCAAAATCCTGATGGCCGCTGTTGAAAAGGTCGCCAAGAAGCAACCTGATGGATCTCTTATCATTGGAAAGAAGGCCCTCAGGGATGCCGTAGCAGCTACCAATATGGAAGGCATCACGGGGAAGATCGCCTTTGATCAATATGGTGATCGGACCGGGTCCGTCGTGGTCGTTTACCAGGTCGTGAAGGAAAACGGAAAGAGGTTCTTCAAGATGGAGGACTTCTAA
- a CDS encoding ABC transporter ATP-binding protein — translation MNVILKTKRLTKKFGGLTALDSIDFEMTQGMIAGLIGPNGAGKTTLFNCLTGVYPLDGGEMLFMGKSIDGLKEHEIAHLGISRTFQNIRLFNNMTAHENVLVGRHCRMRAGVWGAISRNKAAMREEKEAALKADELLDYVGLKDKANDLAKNLPYGDQRRLEIARALATEPRLLLLDEPTAGMNPQETAALTKFISRIRDELNLTILLIEHDMRVVMNISDRVTVLDYGVKISEGTPEEVQKDPKVIEAYLGRQALSLGKKRSTNAAGEN, via the coding sequence ATGAATGTGATCCTAAAAACAAAGAGACTGACCAAAAAATTCGGTGGTCTTACGGCCCTTGACAGTATCGATTTCGAGATGACCCAGGGGATGATTGCCGGCCTGATCGGGCCCAACGGGGCAGGGAAGACCACCCTTTTCAATTGCTTGACGGGGGTTTACCCGCTGGACGGGGGTGAGATGCTCTTCATGGGGAAAAGCATAGACGGCCTCAAGGAGCACGAAATCGCTCACCTGGGCATCTCCCGCACCTTCCAGAACATCCGGCTCTTCAACAATATGACCGCACACGAAAACGTACTCGTGGGCCGACACTGCCGGATGAGAGCAGGAGTTTGGGGGGCCATCAGCAGAAACAAGGCCGCCATGCGTGAAGAGAAGGAGGCCGCCCTGAAGGCGGATGAACTTCTCGATTACGTGGGCTTGAAAGATAAGGCAAACGACCTGGCCAAAAACCTGCCATACGGCGACCAGCGACGGCTGGAGATTGCAAGGGCCTTGGCCACAGAACCGAGGCTTCTCCTCCTGGACGAACCCACCGCTGGTATGAATCCGCAGGAGACGGCCGCCTTGACCAAATTCATCTCGCGTATCCGTGATGAGCTGAATCTCACGATCCTTCTTATTGAACACGACATGCGGGTGGTGATGAATATCTCTGACAGGGTAACGGTCCTGGATTATGGGGTAAAAATCTCTGAAGGAACCCCGGAGGAGGTCCAAAAAGATCCAAAAGTCATCGAGGCCTATCTGGGCCGTCAGGCCCTTTCACTGGGAAAAAAGCGATCCACCAATGCTGCTGGGGAGAACTGA
- a CDS encoding branched-chain amino acid ABC transporter permease has protein sequence MIIDQIINGLTIGGIYALIALGYTLVYGILFMINFAHGEIFMFGSFGGYVVLMYFANSGFASNHPILAVIIAFLGAMLVSSVLGALLERIAYRPLRKAPRLAPLISAIGASIFLQNVMMLIIKGRMQIYPDIIPEEFLEIGPATISYFQIFIIFSSFLLMAGLYIFIQKTKIGKAMRAVAENKDAASLMGIDVDRIILITFVLGSALAAAAGVMVGMYYTQINHMMGFIPGIKAFTAAVLGGIGNVVGAMLGGFFLGMVEAMGVLVMPSEYKDVIAFSLLVLVLIFRPRGILGEVVSERA, from the coding sequence ATCATTATTGACCAAATAATTAATGGACTTACCATCGGGGGAATCTATGCTCTGATCGCCTTAGGATACACCCTCGTTTACGGGATCCTCTTCATGATCAATTTCGCCCACGGGGAAATTTTCATGTTCGGCTCCTTTGGAGGGTACGTAGTACTGATGTACTTCGCAAACAGCGGATTCGCCTCCAACCATCCGATCCTGGCGGTCATCATCGCCTTTTTAGGAGCCATGCTCGTCTCTTCCGTGCTCGGAGCACTGCTGGAGCGCATAGCTTACAGGCCCCTGCGAAAGGCCCCCAGGCTCGCCCCCCTGATCAGCGCTATCGGTGCCTCCATATTTCTCCAAAACGTCATGATGCTGATCATCAAAGGACGGATGCAGATCTATCCGGATATCATCCCCGAAGAATTTCTTGAGATCGGGCCCGCTACCATCTCATATTTCCAGATCTTCATCATCTTCAGTTCGTTTCTCCTCATGGCGGGACTCTACATCTTCATCCAGAAAACCAAAATCGGAAAGGCCATGCGGGCCGTGGCGGAAAACAAGGATGCGGCTTCCCTCATGGGGATCGATGTGGACCGGATCATCCTGATCACATTCGTCCTAGGTTCAGCCCTGGCTGCGGCCGCAGGCGTCATGGTGGGGATGTACTACACCCAGATCAACCATATGATGGGTTTCATCCCCGGGATCAAGGCCTTCACCGCAGCCGTATTGGGAGGGATCGGCAACGTGGTAGGGGCGATGCTGGGCGGTTTTTTCCTGGGTATGGTCGAGGCCATGGGCGTCCTGGTGATGCCTTCCGAATACAAGGATGTTATCGCCTTCAGTCTCCTGGTGCTGGTGCTCATCTTCAGGCCCAGGGGTATACTGGGTGAAGTCGTATCGGAAAGGGCATAG
- a CDS encoding ABC transporter ATP-binding protein, whose translation MVPTKVYLGTLLLVVLLLPPLLGNYWTQVMGDIGIYIMLGIGLNVVIGFAGLLDLGYVAFFGIGAYSYALLASPQYGIHIPFWLMLPVCIALAALGGTLLGIPVLKLRGDYLAIVTLGFGEIIRIVLNNLDPVTNGPKGLLRIDPPTIGNFTVDSPMKWYYMILAGIIFSIFVADRLNNSRLGRAWVAMREDQDAAALMGINILRTKLLAFTIGASFAGIGGAIFAARQGSIFPENFGIMVSINVLCLIIIGGMGSITGVTLGAIVLIGLPEVLRDVQEYRMLAFGGLLVAMMIFRPTGFIPSARRKMEFKKEE comes from the coding sequence ATGGTGCCGACCAAGGTATACCTCGGCACTCTTTTGCTGGTGGTCCTTCTGTTGCCCCCTCTCTTGGGAAATTACTGGACCCAGGTGATGGGGGATATTGGGATCTACATCATGCTGGGGATCGGGCTCAACGTGGTGATCGGTTTCGCCGGGCTACTGGACCTGGGATATGTGGCCTTTTTCGGCATCGGGGCATACAGTTACGCCTTGCTCGCATCCCCTCAATATGGAATCCACATTCCTTTCTGGCTCATGCTACCGGTCTGTATCGCCTTGGCCGCCCTGGGGGGAACGTTACTCGGTATCCCCGTCTTGAAATTGCGGGGGGATTACCTGGCCATCGTCACCCTTGGTTTCGGAGAAATCATCCGGATAGTGCTCAACAACCTGGATCCGGTCACAAACGGCCCCAAGGGCCTGCTCCGGATCGATCCACCCACTATCGGCAACTTCACCGTGGACAGCCCCATGAAGTGGTACTACATGATCCTGGCCGGGATCATCTTCTCGATCTTCGTGGCCGACCGGCTCAACAATTCCCGTCTTGGAAGGGCCTGGGTCGCCATGCGCGAGGATCAGGATGCGGCGGCCCTCATGGGGATTAATATCCTGAGGACCAAACTCCTGGCCTTTACCATCGGTGCCTCATTTGCGGGCATCGGGGGTGCCATCTTCGCGGCAAGACAGGGATCCATCTTCCCTGAAAACTTCGGCATCATGGTCTCTATAAATGTCTTGTGCCTCATCATCATAGGCGGTATGGGAAGTATTACCGGCGTTACTCTTGGTGCAATCGTGCTCATCGGGTTGCCCGAAGTCTTACGGGATGTACAGGAATACCGAATGCTTGCATTTGGAGGTCTCCTGGTAGCCATGATGATTTTCAGGCCCACCGGCTTTATTCCCTCGGCCAGGAGAAAAATGGAATTCAAGAAAGAAGAGTAA